Proteins encoded within one genomic window of Schaalia sp. HMT-172:
- a CDS encoding iron ABC transporter permease encodes MRPRRLASVVAACAVTTLVLVAVIVASLALGSRQIGADAVWDALVHGGSSQDAQVVLALRVPRTLAALMIGGALGLAGSIMQAMTRNPLADPGVLGINAGAAFVVVSATAVVGVSTRAVTIGAALVGAGIASGLVILLSGRGGAGSHGRLALAGIAVSAALSSLTQAVLASNQNAFNEFRYWASGSLEGVDVATLVWGGIVIACGLVVGAALTSALGVLTLGDEAASGLGVRVGLVRGLGTVAVASLAGGATAIGGPLTFVGLAVPLLVRRAVGARQGLIAAWSVVVGAVWVTAADVASRLVLAPQEVPVGVVIALIGAPFFILGARGRGVS; translated from the coding sequence ATGAGACCACGCCGCCTTGCCAGCGTCGTTGCCGCCTGTGCGGTGACGACGCTGGTCCTCGTCGCTGTGATCGTCGCGTCCCTCGCCCTGGGGTCGCGCCAGATAGGCGCCGATGCGGTGTGGGACGCTCTGGTGCATGGCGGCAGCTCGCAGGACGCGCAGGTTGTCCTCGCGCTGCGCGTTCCCCGCACGCTCGCCGCCCTCATGATCGGCGGCGCGCTCGGGCTTGCCGGTTCGATTATGCAGGCGATGACGCGCAATCCGCTGGCCGATCCCGGGGTCCTGGGCATTAACGCCGGCGCTGCCTTCGTCGTCGTGTCGGCCACCGCAGTGGTCGGCGTGTCGACGCGCGCCGTGACGATCGGTGCGGCGCTGGTGGGGGCTGGTATCGCCTCGGGTCTCGTTATCCTCCTGTCTGGGCGCGGCGGGGCCGGATCGCATGGTCGCCTCGCCCTGGCCGGTATCGCGGTGTCCGCCGCGCTTTCCTCCCTCACGCAGGCCGTACTCGCCTCCAATCAGAATGCGTTCAACGAGTTCCGCTACTGGGCGTCCGGTTCGCTCGAGGGCGTGGACGTGGCGACCCTGGTGTGGGGCGGCATCGTCATCGCCTGTGGGCTCGTCGTGGGGGCGGCCCTGACGTCGGCCCTCGGAGTGCTCACCCTCGGAGACGAGGCCGCCTCGGGTCTTGGGGTGCGCGTGGGCCTCGTGCGAGGTTTGGGGACTGTCGCCGTCGCATCCCTCGCGGGCGGGGCGACGGCGATCGGCGGCCCCCTGACCTTCGTCGGGTTGGCCGTTCCGCTGCTCGTGCGCCGGGCGGTGGGCGCTCGACAGGGGCTGATCGCTGCGTGGTCCGTGGTGGTCGGAGCGGTGTGGGTGACGGCCGCTGACGTTGCGTCCCGCCTCGTGCTGGCCCCGCAGGAGGTGCCCGTCGGAGTTGTCATCGCGCTCATCGGCGCGCCGTTCTTCATCCTCGGCGCGCGCGGAAGGGGAGTGTCGTGA
- a CDS encoding L-threonylcarbamoyladenylate synthase: protein MSYIELHPENPQARLVNTVVDLLERGGTIALPTDSGYAIATKIGNKSGMDTIRAVRKLDDKHNFSLLCHSFAQLGELVIVDNHEFRTMKALTPGPYTFILRGTKEVPRVMLNKKKHTVGVRIPDHVITQTIVEALGEPLACSTLIMPGETEPLTDGFDVDERIGHQVDLVVVGPVGVAEPTTVIDFAGGDAVVARVGAGDISLFD from the coding sequence ATGTCGTACATTGAGCTGCACCCGGAAAATCCTCAAGCACGTCTGGTCAACACGGTCGTTGATCTGCTGGAGCGCGGCGGCACCATCGCACTGCCCACGGACTCCGGCTACGCGATCGCCACGAAGATCGGCAATAAGTCGGGCATGGACACGATTCGCGCGGTCCGCAAGCTCGACGACAAGCATAACTTCTCGCTGCTGTGCCATTCCTTCGCCCAGCTTGGGGAGTTGGTGATCGTGGATAACCATGAGTTCCGCACGATGAAGGCCCTAACGCCCGGACCCTACACGTTCATCCTGCGTGGGACCAAGGAGGTGCCGCGCGTGATGCTCAACAAGAAGAAGCACACGGTCGGCGTGCGCATCCCGGATCACGTCATCACGCAGACGATCGTGGAGGCGCTCGGCGAGCCCCTCGCCTGCTCGACGCTCATCATGCCCGGAGAGACCGAGCCTTTGACGGATGGGTTCGACGTGGATGAGCGCATTGGTCACCAGGTCGATCTCGTCGTCGTGGGTCCGGTCGGCGTGGCAGAGCCGACGACGGTCATCGACTTCGCGGGCGGCGACGCGGTTGTTGCTCGCGTGGGCGCGGGCGACATTTCGCTCTTTGACTGA
- the aspS gene encoding aspartate--tRNA ligase: MLRTHNIGTLGTDLVGSTVTLTGWVDRRRDHGGVAFIDLRDASGIAQVVVRDERVAHELRSEFVLKVTGEVCARPEGNENPHLATGAIEVMGDDIEILNTSAPLPFQVSSNAEDSGNVGEETRLKYRYLDLRREPEQYAIRLRSKVSRAAREALYARDFVEIETPTLTRSTPEGARDFIVPARLSPGSWYALPQSPQLFKQLLMVAGMERYFQIARCYRDEDFRADRQPEFTQLDIEMSFVDQDDVIEVAEDVLKNVWALIGYDLSTPIPRMTYKDAMERYGSDKPDLRFGLELTELTEYFKDTTFRVFQAPYVGAVVMPGGGSQPRRTFDKWQEWAKARGAKGLAYVTIAEDGTLGGPVAKNITEAEREGLAGATGAEPGDCIFFAAGKPTPSRELLGAARLEIGKRCNLIDPDAWAFTWVVDAPLFKPTGDAEAEGDVALGHSAWTAVHHAFTSPKPEWIDSFDKDPGNALAYAYDIVCNGNEIGGGSIRIHRRDIQNRVFNVMGIGEEEAQAQFGFLLDAFKFGAPPHGGVAFGWDRIVSLLTKSESIRDVIAFPKSGGGFDPLTEAPAPITPAQRKEAGVDAKPKKRGEESTDEEKK, encoded by the coding sequence GTGCTTCGCACTCACAACATTGGAACTCTCGGCACCGACCTGGTCGGTTCGACCGTGACGCTCACCGGTTGGGTGGACCGTCGCCGCGATCACGGTGGTGTCGCCTTCATCGACCTGCGTGACGCGTCCGGCATCGCCCAGGTGGTCGTGCGCGACGAGCGCGTCGCCCACGAGCTGCGCTCCGAGTTCGTCCTGAAGGTCACCGGTGAGGTCTGCGCTCGCCCCGAGGGTAATGAGAACCCCCACCTGGCCACCGGCGCTATTGAGGTCATGGGCGACGACATCGAGATCCTCAACACCAGCGCGCCCCTGCCCTTCCAGGTCTCCTCCAATGCTGAAGATTCCGGCAACGTGGGTGAGGAAACCCGCCTGAAGTACCGCTACCTTGACCTGCGCCGCGAACCCGAGCAGTACGCGATTCGCCTGCGCTCGAAGGTCTCGCGCGCGGCCCGCGAGGCGCTCTACGCCCGCGACTTCGTCGAGATCGAGACCCCGACCCTGACGCGTTCGACGCCCGAGGGTGCCCGCGACTTCATCGTCCCCGCGCGCCTCTCCCCGGGCTCCTGGTACGCCCTGCCCCAGTCCCCCCAGCTCTTCAAGCAGCTGCTGATGGTGGCGGGCATGGAGCGCTACTTCCAGATCGCGCGCTGCTACCGCGACGAGGATTTCCGCGCCGACCGTCAGCCCGAGTTCACCCAGCTCGACATCGAGATGAGCTTCGTGGACCAGGACGACGTCATCGAGGTCGCCGAGGACGTCCTGAAGAACGTGTGGGCGCTCATCGGCTACGACCTGTCCACGCCGATCCCGCGCATGACCTACAAGGACGCGATGGAGCGCTACGGCTCCGATAAGCCCGACCTGCGCTTCGGCCTGGAGCTGACCGAGCTCACCGAGTACTTCAAGGACACGACGTTCCGTGTGTTCCAGGCTCCCTACGTGGGCGCCGTCGTCATGCCCGGTGGCGGCTCGCAGCCGCGTCGCACCTTTGACAAGTGGCAGGAGTGGGCCAAGGCGCGCGGCGCCAAGGGCCTGGCCTACGTGACGATCGCCGAGGACGGCACGCTGGGCGGTCCCGTGGCCAAGAACATCACCGAGGCCGAGCGCGAGGGCCTGGCCGGCGCCACCGGCGCCGAGCCCGGCGACTGCATCTTCTTCGCCGCTGGCAAGCCGACCCCGTCGCGTGAGCTGCTCGGCGCTGCTCGCCTTGAGATCGGCAAGCGCTGCAACCTCATCGACCCCGATGCCTGGGCGTTCACCTGGGTTGTCGACGCGCCGCTCTTCAAGCCCACCGGTGATGCCGAGGCCGAGGGTGACGTCGCGCTGGGTCACAGCGCCTGGACGGCCGTCCACCACGCGTTCACCTCGCCCAAGCCCGAGTGGATCGACTCCTTCGACAAGGATCCGGGCAACGCGCTGGCCTACGCTTACGACATCGTCTGCAATGGCAACGAGATCGGCGGCGGCTCGATCCGTATCCACCGCCGCGACATCCAGAACCGCGTGTTCAACGTGATGGGTATCGGTGAGGAAGAGGCTCAGGCACAGTTCGGCTTCCTGCTCGATGCCTTCAAGTTCGGCGCTCCGCCGCATGGCGGCGTGGCCTTTGGCTGGGACCGTATCGTCTCGCTGCTGACGAAGTCCGAGTCGATCCGCGACGTCATCGCTTTCCCGAAGTCCGGCGGCGGCTTCGATCCGCTGACCGAGGCCCCGGCTCCGATCACGCCCGCGCAGCGTAAGGAAGCCGGCGTCGATGCAAAGCCGAAGAAGCGCGGCGAGGAATCCACCGACGAGGAAAAGAAGTGA
- a CDS encoding enterochelin esterase domain-containing protein — protein sequence MVIDGRDAVSVTFRCAGDGASGVYLVLNTVTDRARDHLELFRMERVGGVDPWVLSCALPADVIVSYQFVPVGPGGLDPRVADDRRAWARVVASAVRDRSHPRVLVNGRGHVASLFAGPDARLAWPAVQGDSSYMRAAREVECAVLVASGGSSPRRRVAVVHDGDGTPQRTLLVFDGQIWRANGVGWLTRRYPGLRVVTIDAGELGERERELTDAGRVEALVGAVCDEVGVGPIALAGQSYGGLGVLEAALGGTLPVECFVAQSPSLWWGGGERGRGEGTLMAELSRGERRLPDGLTLWCQVGEREVAMWPVVRRCVGLLDGATSLVRFETYSGGHDVAWWREGLLRALDEWCVRGDGAQDDKATPIAPRLGLPTHLL from the coding sequence ATGGTGATCGATGGCCGTGACGCCGTTTCGGTGACATTCCGGTGCGCCGGGGATGGCGCCTCGGGGGTCTACCTGGTCCTCAATACGGTGACGGATCGGGCGCGCGATCACCTGGAGCTCTTTCGTATGGAGCGGGTGGGCGGAGTGGATCCGTGGGTGCTGTCGTGCGCGTTGCCCGCCGATGTCATCGTGAGTTACCAGTTTGTGCCGGTTGGGCCAGGCGGGCTTGATCCGCGCGTGGCGGATGATCGGCGTGCGTGGGCACGCGTCGTTGCCTCGGCGGTGCGCGATCGCTCTCATCCGCGTGTGCTCGTCAATGGGCGAGGGCATGTCGCTTCCCTGTTCGCGGGTCCGGATGCGCGTCTTGCCTGGCCCGCTGTTCAGGGGGATTCGTCGTACATGCGCGCCGCGCGCGAGGTGGAGTGCGCGGTGCTGGTCGCGTCCGGAGGGTCGTCGCCGCGTCGGCGCGTCGCGGTCGTGCATGATGGTGATGGGACGCCACAGCGCACGCTTCTTGTGTTCGATGGGCAGATCTGGAGGGCTAACGGCGTGGGGTGGCTGACGCGGCGCTACCCGGGTCTGCGCGTCGTGACCATCGACGCGGGCGAGCTGGGGGAGCGCGAGCGGGAGCTCACCGATGCCGGCAGGGTCGAGGCGCTCGTGGGCGCGGTCTGCGATGAGGTCGGCGTGGGACCGATCGCCCTGGCGGGGCAGTCCTATGGCGGGCTCGGTGTCCTCGAAGCTGCCCTGGGGGGCACGCTTCCCGTCGAGTGTTTTGTCGCACAGTCTCCATCCCTGTGGTGGGGAGGAGGGGAACGAGGTCGGGGCGAGGGGACGCTCATGGCTGAGCTGAGCAGGGGGGAGCGACGCCTGCCAGACGGCTTGACACTGTGGTGTCAGGTGGGTGAGCGTGAGGTGGCGATGTGGCCGGTGGTGCGTCGTTGTGTGGGGCTGTTGGATGGTGCGACGTCGCTTGTCAGATTCGAGACCTATTCGGGCGGGCACGATGTCGCCTGGTGGCGCGAGGGGCTCCTGCGCGCGCTCGACGAGTGGTGTGTTCGAGGCGACGGTGCGCAAGATGACAAGGCGACGCCAATCGCTCCTAGGTTAGGCTTACCTACGCATCTATTGTGA
- a CDS encoding ABC transporter substrate-binding protein, producing the protein MHISTRVRAIAALALAALTLGACSSNQPAPASSHEASGMSESSATRTVTDASGQEVTLPAHPSRVVTLSEPTTDNALALGVTPIGVVSGRGQQTVPNYLLDRAGDIPILGSIGTPNLEAIGAAHPDLILVDGTSVKDNDTETLNALSQIAPVFFTTQSGGDWRETFTLTADALGLSDEAATKLAEFDQHVSSVSARLKDAGYLDQTYSVVRWQGDSAGLILKELPAGQALTALGMKRPANQDRDGEGHSEPVSLENIDQIDADWIFFGTLGKSSVNNPAAGGATGVEASAAALEEAKNTVGFDSLGAVKAGHVIPVDGSLWTSTGGYLLMDGIVSSIEAQFVPAS; encoded by the coding sequence GTGCACATCTCGACACGAGTCCGCGCCATCGCGGCGCTCGCCCTGGCAGCCTTGACGCTGGGAGCTTGCTCGTCCAACCAGCCCGCTCCGGCCTCGTCCCACGAGGCCTCCGGGATGTCCGAGAGCTCTGCGACGCGCACCGTCACCGACGCCTCCGGCCAGGAGGTGACGCTTCCCGCTCACCCGAGCCGCGTCGTGACCCTGTCGGAGCCCACGACGGACAACGCGCTGGCCCTGGGCGTCACCCCCATCGGCGTCGTGTCGGGCCGCGGCCAGCAGACCGTCCCCAACTACCTCCTCGACCGCGCCGGAGACATCCCGATCCTCGGCTCGATTGGCACCCCCAACCTCGAGGCAATCGGCGCCGCCCACCCGGACCTGATCCTCGTCGACGGCACCTCCGTGAAGGACAACGACACGGAGACGCTCAACGCTCTGTCTCAGATCGCGCCCGTCTTCTTCACCACTCAATCCGGTGGTGACTGGCGCGAGACCTTCACCCTGACCGCAGATGCGCTGGGTCTGTCCGATGAGGCTGCGACGAAGCTCGCGGAGTTTGATCAGCATGTCTCCTCCGTAAGCGCCCGCCTGAAGGATGCTGGCTACCTCGACCAGACCTACTCGGTCGTGCGTTGGCAGGGCGACAGCGCCGGCCTCATCCTCAAGGAGCTGCCCGCTGGCCAGGCTCTCACCGCGCTCGGCATGAAGCGTCCCGCCAACCAGGATCGCGACGGTGAGGGACACTCCGAGCCTGTCTCGCTGGAAAACATCGATCAGATCGACGCGGACTGGATCTTCTTCGGCACGCTGGGTAAGTCCTCGGTGAACAACCCCGCCGCGGGCGGTGCCACCGGCGTCGAGGCCTCTGCCGCCGCCCTCGAGGAGGCGAAGAACACCGTTGGTTTCGACTCGCTCGGTGCCGTCAAGGCGGGCCACGTGATCCCGGTCGACGGCTCCCTGTGGACCTCGACCGGCGGCTACCTCCTCATGGATGGAATCGTCTCGTCCATCGAGGCGCAGTTCGTTCCGGCCTCGTGA
- a CDS encoding MFS transporter: protein MPADDSSAPASASWTPSEIGLAIGSVLLITLVAFEELAATTIMPVVVESFDAAPWYPIASGAALAAQLSATVVAGALADWKGPRVVLLAGLVLFAVGLLVCTVGSHVIVFVVGRALQGLGGGLLIVPLYVLVGSVASPRHRPTFFASFSLAWVLPSLVGPAIAGHVTQEWGWRYVFGVVPLLVLIAALPIASVLRSVPTAQGQRSPVLAALSRDAGLVGVGVVLLQLAGALASPVAQFGVFALGAVITVWALPRLLPRGTFVSRPGMPSAILARLGALASQVGLAVMIPLILQRVHGWSEASSAWWVTLGSITWSIGAVGQARVHDPHLRRRLPVIGGTLMAIGSIPVGALLVPAIPVWVALIGWLLVGLGVGLVHAPLSVMALEVTPEAKHGRVASWLQVADSAGPALELALVSVAMSAWAATATAGGAAYAPYWVIAAALAILTVFAVTRLRPASERSTGGES from the coding sequence ATGCCCGCCGACGATTCCTCCGCCCCCGCTTCCGCCTCGTGGACCCCGTCCGAAATTGGCTTGGCCATCGGGTCCGTGCTTCTCATTACCCTCGTGGCCTTCGAGGAACTCGCCGCCACGACGATCATGCCGGTCGTCGTCGAGTCTTTCGACGCGGCACCCTGGTACCCGATCGCATCGGGGGCGGCACTGGCCGCGCAGCTGAGCGCCACCGTGGTCGCGGGCGCCCTGGCCGATTGGAAGGGCCCCCGTGTCGTCTTGCTCGCGGGGCTGGTGCTCTTCGCAGTCGGCCTGCTGGTGTGCACCGTCGGCTCACACGTCATCGTCTTCGTCGTCGGGCGCGCGCTGCAAGGGCTAGGAGGCGGCCTCCTCATCGTCCCGCTCTACGTGCTCGTGGGCTCGGTTGCCTCCCCTCGGCACCGCCCTACGTTCTTCGCATCTTTCTCCCTGGCGTGGGTGCTTCCCTCCCTGGTCGGCCCCGCGATCGCCGGTCACGTCACCCAGGAGTGGGGATGGCGCTACGTCTTCGGCGTCGTTCCCCTCCTCGTGCTGATCGCCGCCCTTCCCATTGCCTCTGTCCTGCGTTCCGTGCCGACCGCGCAGGGACAGCGCTCCCCCGTCCTGGCGGCCCTGTCTCGTGATGCCGGGCTCGTCGGCGTCGGGGTCGTGCTGCTCCAGCTCGCGGGAGCCCTCGCCTCGCCCGTCGCGCAATTCGGTGTTTTCGCCCTCGGCGCGGTCATCACGGTGTGGGCGCTCCCCCGTCTCCTCCCGCGCGGCACCTTCGTGTCGCGCCCGGGCATGCCCTCGGCGATCCTGGCGAGGCTCGGCGCACTCGCCTCCCAAGTCGGTCTCGCCGTCATGATCCCGCTGATCCTCCAGCGCGTGCACGGCTGGTCCGAGGCCTCCTCCGCCTGGTGGGTCACCCTCGGTTCGATCACGTGGTCCATCGGCGCGGTCGGGCAGGCGCGCGTCCACGACCCGCACCTGCGCCGACGGCTCCCCGTCATCGGTGGCACGCTGATGGCTATCGGCTCGATCCCCGTGGGGGCCCTCCTCGTCCCCGCAATTCCCGTGTGGGTGGCCCTCATCGGTTGGCTTCTGGTGGGCCTGGGCGTCGGCCTCGTTCACGCACCCCTGTCCGTCATGGCCCTCGAGGTAACTCCCGAGGCCAAGCACGGGCGCGTCGCCTCGTGGCTGCAGGTCGCCGATTCCGCCGGTCCCGCCCTCGAACTCGCCCTCGTCTCGGTGGCCATGAGTGCGTGGGCCGCCACCGCCACGGCGGGCGGGGCGGCCTACGCTCCCTATTGGGTGATTGCTGCTGCGCTCGCGATCCTCACGGTGTTTGCCGTGACTCGGCTGCGTCCCGCGTCGGAACGATCCACCGGTGGGGAGAGCTAG
- a CDS encoding iron chelate uptake ABC transporter family permease subunit encodes MNCERDRYVRVALGRVSVRVHRRSAVVVLGALVVLVALCVLSLTLGDYGLSAADSFRRLMGDGGPSDDFLGVYFVRSVRLPRMVAAVCVGCALGIAGAVFQTISGNPLGSPDIVGLSTGSATGALVAIIVLGSSPAVTGVGALVGGLASGVVIVACAGGVRVTGMRVVLVGIGCSAALRAVNSLLIVKAPLEAAQRAQLWSAGSLAGVTMARVLPLVVVLLAAACVLAWASVPLGLVAMGDDVATGLGVRVRVVRIVAIVVAMVLVCAATAVAGPVSFVALSAPHVARRVSRSGGVGLTASAGVGGLIVLASDVVAQRIVAPHELPVGVVTGVVGGIYLLALLVREVR; translated from the coding sequence GTGAACTGCGAGCGGGATCGGTACGTGCGCGTGGCACTGGGGCGCGTGTCTGTGCGCGTTCACAGGCGCAGCGCCGTTGTCGTGCTCGGGGCCCTCGTCGTCCTCGTTGCCCTGTGCGTCTTGTCGCTGACGTTGGGGGACTACGGGCTCAGCGCCGCGGATTCGTTTCGGCGCCTGATGGGTGATGGTGGTCCGTCGGACGATTTCCTCGGCGTCTACTTCGTGCGATCTGTTCGCCTGCCCCGCATGGTCGCAGCCGTGTGCGTTGGGTGTGCGTTGGGGATCGCCGGTGCGGTCTTTCAGACGATTTCGGGTAACCCGCTGGGTAGCCCTGACATAGTTGGCCTGTCCACGGGGTCGGCGACGGGGGCTCTCGTCGCGATTATCGTTCTGGGTTCGAGTCCTGCCGTCACGGGGGTTGGAGCCCTCGTGGGTGGGCTGGCCTCGGGTGTTGTCATCGTGGCGTGCGCGGGCGGCGTGCGGGTCACGGGGATGCGCGTGGTGTTGGTCGGTATCGGGTGCTCGGCGGCTCTGAGGGCCGTGAACTCGCTCCTCATTGTGAAGGCACCTCTGGAGGCTGCCCAGCGAGCGCAGCTGTGGAGCGCGGGTTCCCTCGCGGGGGTCACGATGGCTCGGGTGCTTCCCCTCGTGGTCGTCCTCCTGGCCGCGGCATGCGTCCTTGCGTGGGCGTCGGTGCCGTTGGGGCTCGTGGCGATGGGCGATGATGTCGCGACAGGGTTGGGGGTGCGGGTTCGTGTCGTTCGCATTGTCGCGATTGTCGTGGCGATGGTGCTGGTCTGCGCGGCGACTGCCGTTGCCGGTCCGGTGTCTTTTGTCGCCCTGTCTGCTCCCCATGTCGCTCGGCGTGTGAGCCGTAGCGGGGGAGTGGGCCTCACGGCGTCGGCTGGCGTGGGCGGCCTCATCGTGTTGGCATCCGACGTGGTCGCGCAGCGTATCGTGGCGCCGCACGAGCTGCCCGTCGGCGTGGTGACGGGCGTCGTGGGCGGTATCTATCTGTTGGCTCTGTTGGTTCGTGAGGTGAGGTGA
- a CDS encoding ABC transporter ATP-binding protein, with amino-acid sequence MGARGDARGLRARSVTVGYGKDAPILEDLSLDVLEGQLTVIVGPNACGKSTLLRSLARVLGVRSGVVELDGRALTTMNQKELARRLGLLAQSSTAPADILVEDLVARGRYPHQSLLRQWSAEDDEAVAWAMRQAGVEALARRRVGELSGGQRQRVWIAMVLAQSTDIVLLDEPTTYLDLNHQLEVLRLARRLQADGRTIVAVLHDLHLAFRYATHLVCMKEGRIVAQGAPSDIVTPALIEAVFDVPCVIIEDPQTGSPLVVPRP; translated from the coding sequence TTGGGCGCCAGGGGTGATGCGCGGGGGTTGCGCGCGCGTTCGGTGACGGTGGGGTACGGCAAGGATGCTCCCATCTTGGAGGATCTGTCTCTCGACGTTCTCGAGGGGCAGCTGACGGTGATTGTTGGTCCGAATGCCTGCGGCAAGTCAACGCTGTTGCGTTCCTTGGCGCGTGTGCTGGGCGTGCGCTCGGGTGTGGTCGAATTGGATGGTCGGGCCCTGACGACGATGAACCAGAAGGAGCTGGCTCGTCGACTCGGGCTGCTCGCGCAGTCTTCCACGGCTCCCGCGGATATCCTCGTGGAGGACCTGGTCGCGCGCGGGCGCTATCCTCATCAGTCGTTGCTTCGTCAGTGGAGCGCTGAGGATGACGAGGCCGTGGCGTGGGCCATGCGTCAGGCGGGCGTTGAGGCCTTGGCTCGGCGGCGCGTCGGGGAGCTCTCGGGCGGGCAGCGTCAGCGAGTGTGGATCGCGATGGTGCTTGCGCAGTCGACGGACATCGTGTTGTTGGACGAGCCGACAACCTATCTGGATCTGAATCATCAGCTTGAGGTGTTGCGCCTCGCGCGGCGTTTGCAGGCCGACGGCAGGACGATTGTCGCCGTGCTGCACGATCTGCACCTAGCGTTTCGCTATGCGACCCACCTTGTGTGCATGAAGGAGGGGCGGATCGTGGCGCAGGGGGCGCCGAGTGACATCGTGACTCCAGCCCTCATCGAGGCGGTGTTCGACGTGCCGTGCGTGATCATCGAGGATCCGCAGACGGGTTCGCCGCTCGTCGTGCCACGCCCCTAG